One genomic segment of Hymenobacter psoromatis includes these proteins:
- a CDS encoding DUF6044 family protein, whose product MRAAATSQAPTPKLQAPIALALLGLALFLLPLVALGPRTFILLHDNLDSEVVWLYLLAKLHLALASGPGAVVQPIMDGLPRDALRSGLSVTVLIFNMLPNSPLAAYLVHEALVRVVALLSMYGLLRSYGLPRPAQRGLAASVALLWAMLPMYSVFGLSVLGQPMLLWAALRLRQGPGSWAAWAVCAAFPGWSALVLVGPFIAVAWVAGLTLDVARRGRAAWPATRRGVGGLALLLAGYLVVEWHMVYSLLIAKEFVAHREAFDLARLLPGQGVGAGLREAARLFWLGHYHASPFFKGGLVLAAGVGLARVAGPARGRLARQLGAGLAVVAALSLLGALLPLLSARLQGRLPLLHAFTLSRFYFLLALPWVLMLALVLRQLPAGRLAYGLVALQVPFVLAANLEFTNNALALLGRPRPDAPGYAAYVAPGLLGQVRSFIIRRTGQLPPAYRVACLGLPPAVAQLNGFYTLDSYQTIYPLAYKQAFRPLIAGELAKSPALAAYFDAWGNRCYLFSAELGRDFMVGKRPARPVQHWAFGAAAFRRLGGRYVLSAVRLADPAASGLRLLGVFDDSQAYWRLHLYEAVPGG is encoded by the coding sequence ATGCGAGCAGCGGCAACTTCCCAAGCACCAACCCCCAAACTCCAAGCACCCATAGCCCTGGCTTTGCTGGGGCTGGCCTTGTTTCTGCTGCCGCTGGTGGCCCTGGGGCCGCGCACGTTCATCCTGCTGCACGACAACCTCGACTCGGAGGTGGTGTGGCTCTACCTGCTGGCCAAGCTGCACCTGGCGCTGGCCAGCGGCCCCGGCGCGGTAGTGCAGCCCATTATGGACGGCCTGCCGCGCGACGCGCTACGCTCGGGCCTGAGCGTGACGGTCCTCATTTTCAATATGCTGCCCAATTCGCCGCTGGCCGCTTACCTCGTGCACGAAGCCCTGGTGCGGGTGGTGGCCCTGCTGAGCATGTACGGGCTGCTGCGGAGCTACGGCCTGCCGCGGCCCGCGCAGCGCGGGCTGGCGGCGTCCGTGGCGCTGCTCTGGGCCATGCTACCGATGTACAGCGTGTTTGGACTGAGCGTGCTGGGGCAGCCGATGCTGCTGTGGGCGGCGCTGCGGCTGCGGCAGGGGCCGGGCTCGTGGGCGGCGTGGGCGGTGTGCGCGGCGTTTCCGGGATGGTCGGCGCTGGTGCTGGTGGGGCCGTTCATCGCCGTGGCGTGGGTGGCAGGGCTGACGCTGGATGTGGCCCGGCGGGGGCGGGCCGCCTGGCCGGCCACCCGGCGGGGGGTAGGGGGCCTGGCGCTGCTGCTGGCCGGCTACCTGGTAGTCGAGTGGCATATGGTGTACAGTTTACTCATCGCCAAAGAGTTCGTAGCCCACCGCGAGGCCTTCGACCTGGCGCGGCTGCTACCGGGGCAGGGGGTAGGGGCGGGGCTGCGCGAGGCGGCGCGGCTGTTTTGGCTGGGGCACTACCACGCCAGTCCGTTTTTTAAGGGCGGCCTGGTGCTGGCGGCGGGGGTAGGGCTGGCGCGAGTGGCGGGGCCGGCGCGGGGCCGGCTGGCGCGGCAGCTGGGCGCGGGGCTGGCGGTGGTGGCGGCGCTGAGCTTGCTGGGGGCGCTGCTGCCGCTGCTCTCGGCGCGCTTGCAGGGACGGCTGCCGCTGCTGCACGCCTTCACGCTCAGCCGGTTCTACTTTTTACTGGCGCTGCCTTGGGTGCTGATGCTGGCCTTGGTGCTGCGGCAGCTGCCGGCCGGCCGGCTCGCCTATGGGCTGGTGGCGCTGCAAGTGCCCTTCGTGCTGGCCGCCAACCTGGAGTTTACCAACAATGCCCTGGCCCTGCTGGGCCGGCCCCGGCCCGATGCCCCCGGCTACGCGGCCTACGTGGCCCCCGGCCTGCTGGGGCAGGTGCGCAGTTTTATTATTCGCCGCACCGGGCAGCTGCCGCCCGCCTACCGGGTGGCCTGCCTGGGTTTGCCACCCGCCGTGGCGCAGCTCAACGGCTTCTACACCCTCGACTCGTACCAGACCATCTACCCCCTGGCCTATAAGCAAGCCTTCCGGCCCCTTATCGCCGGCGAGCTGGCCAAGAGCCCCGCTCTGGCCGCCTACTTCGATGCCTGGGGCAACCGCTGCTACCTATTTTCGGCCGAGCTGGGGCGCGATTTTATGGTGGGCAAGCGGCCGGCTCGGCCGGTGCAGCACTGGGCTTTCGGGGCGGCGGCCTTCCGGCGGCTGGGCGGGCGCTACGTGCTGTCGGCCGTGCGCCTAGCCGACCCCGCCGCGAGCGGCCTGCGCCTACTAGGCGTGTTTGACGACTCGCAAGCCTATTGGCGACTGCACCTGTATGAGGCGGTGCCGGGGGGGTAG